A stretch of the uncultured Desulfobacter sp. genome encodes the following:
- a CDS encoding Lrp/AsnC family transcriptional regulator, whose product MTTSLTDLEKKVISLLQTDIPVCKRPYLEMAEQIGISEEEFLEVLSGLHDRNMIRRFGATLKHQKSGFKANAMVAWKVPEERVEEVGSIMASFREITHCYRRDPAPGWDKNLYTMVHGSTEEECFAIAAKVSKATGEKDYTLLFSRRELKKTSMQYFEN is encoded by the coding sequence ATGACAACATCCCTCACAGACTTGGAAAAAAAAGTAATTTCACTGCTGCAGACCGATATCCCGGTCTGCAAGCGCCCCTATCTTGAAATGGCAGAACAGATCGGCATTTCTGAAGAAGAATTTCTTGAAGTGCTGTCCGGTCTTCATGACAGAAACATGATCCGACGGTTCGGCGCCACCCTCAAGCATCAGAAATCAGGATTCAAGGCCAATGCCATGGTGGCCTGGAAAGTGCCTGAGGAACGTGTGGAAGAGGTAGGCAGCATCATGGCCTCCTTTCGTGAGATCACCCATTGTTATCGAAGAGACCCTGCACCCGGGTGGGATAAGAATCTGTACACCATGGTTCACGGATCAACTGAGGAGGAATGCTTTGCCATTGCGGCAAAGGTTTCCAAAGCCACAGGTGAAAAAGATTATACTTTGCTGTTTTCCCGCCGGGAGTTGAAAAAGACCTCCATGCAGTATTTTGAAAACTGA
- the mtnA gene encoding S-methyl-5-thioribose-1-phosphate isomerase gives MNVDGKQMRPIWFDNESQTVKVIDQRRLPHELIVQDLTTNDLVIHAIKEMYVRGAPLIGATGALGVYVILVQQGNKGADDAWFKRECGRLRDARPTATNLAWAVDRVMEKALNASEYDARVEVALKEALEIVEEEAVNCQKIGEFGLSIIKEIAEKKQGEPVNILTHCNAGWLACIEYGTATAPMYTAFDADIDIHVWVDETRPLNQGSRLTAWELGKHGIRHTVITDNAGGHLMQHGMVDLVIVGTDRTTRAGDVANKIGTYLKALAARDNDVPFYVALPSSTFDWTITDGVKDIPIEERDPDEIKYVQGFSEGKISSVLVPPENSPAANHAFDVTPARLVTGFITERGICGASEDEIMALFPDKKI, from the coding sequence ATGAATGTGGATGGAAAACAGATGCGGCCCATCTGGTTTGATAATGAGTCACAAACTGTAAAGGTCATAGACCAGAGACGCCTGCCCCATGAACTGATTGTTCAGGATTTGACAACCAATGATCTGGTGATCCATGCCATCAAGGAGATGTATGTTCGAGGCGCCCCGTTGATTGGTGCCACAGGGGCGTTGGGGGTGTATGTTATTTTGGTGCAGCAGGGTAATAAGGGTGCGGATGATGCATGGTTCAAACGTGAATGTGGCCGCCTTCGTGATGCCCGCCCCACCGCCACCAATCTGGCCTGGGCTGTGGATCGGGTCATGGAAAAAGCCCTTAACGCATCCGAATATGATGCCCGGGTGGAAGTTGCCTTGAAAGAGGCTTTAGAGATCGTGGAAGAAGAGGCGGTGAACTGCCAAAAAATCGGTGAATTTGGCCTGTCCATCATCAAAGAGATTGCTGAGAAGAAACAGGGTGAGCCCGTAAACATTTTGACCCACTGCAATGCCGGGTGGCTTGCCTGCATTGAGTACGGTACGGCCACAGCGCCCATGTACACCGCTTTTGATGCAGACATTGATATTCATGTTTGGGTGGATGAAACACGCCCCTTGAACCAGGGATCACGCCTGACCGCCTGGGAACTTGGCAAACACGGCATCCGGCATACCGTGATCACGGATAACGCCGGGGGGCATCTGATGCAGCACGGCATGGTGGATCTGGTCATTGTCGGCACCGACCGCACCACCCGGGCCGGTGATGTGGCCAATAAAATCGGCACCTATCTCAAGGCGCTGGCTGCCCGGGACAACGATGTGCCCTTTTATGTGGCGCTTCCCTCTTCCACCTTTGATTGGACCATTACCGATGGCGTAAAAGATATTCCCATTGAAGAACGGGACCCGGACGAGATTAAATATGTACAGGGATTTTCCGAAGGAAAAATTTCATCTGTCCTGGTGCCGCCTGAAAACAGCCCTGCGGCCAACCACGCATTTGATGTAACCCCGGCCCGTCTTGTAACAGGTTTCATCACCGAGCGCGGTATCTGCGGAGCCTCTGAAGATGAGATTATGGCATTGTTCCCAGATAAAAAAATTTAG
- a CDS encoding dockerin type I domain-containing protein yields MIKEKSKFKKSLLALPILIFLMCGSAFAQVSVYAEGAYTDTDLVVYIYADISTSSENEALLSYGVTLEYNPVNLGNPVATKNSADWYFGDKDDPYPTPNAEPDTNTAGKVIIVGGKLDSSPPIEGVSGDRVLLATVTFDRLTTELPSAELYLGKGDAYANFVQINGTDLDQTLAGTEENGTIGQVNIFQRGDANGDGVVNVNDLRALRIALSDPDAAPCYVDCNGDGVVNVNDLRCIKLSL; encoded by the coding sequence ATGATCAAAGAAAAAAGCAAGTTTAAAAAATCATTGCTGGCATTGCCGATTCTGATTTTTTTAATGTGCGGTTCTGCTTTTGCTCAAGTTTCGGTATATGCTGAGGGTGCCTACACCGACACCGACCTGGTGGTTTACATTTATGCAGACATTTCTACTAGCTCCGAAAATGAAGCACTGTTGAGCTATGGCGTAACTCTTGAATACAACCCGGTTAATCTTGGCAATCCAGTGGCGACAAAAAATTCTGCGGACTGGTATTTTGGCGATAAAGATGATCCCTATCCCACACCAAATGCAGAACCGGACACCAACACCGCCGGGAAAGTTATTATTGTTGGCGGAAAGCTTGATTCTTCACCACCCATTGAAGGCGTTTCTGGAGATCGAGTTCTGCTGGCCACAGTAACCTTTGACCGTTTAACAACAGAACTTCCCAGCGCAGAACTGTATTTAGGAAAAGGGGATGCCTATGCTAATTTTGTCCAGATTAATGGTACAGACCTTGATCAGACACTTGCCGGGACAGAGGAAAACGGGACTATTGGCCAAGTTAATATTTTCCAGCGGGGAGATGCAAATGGCGATGGCGTAGTAAATGTCAATGATCTAAGAGCATTACGCATAGCATTGAGTGATCCGGATGCGGCACCTTGTTACGTAGATTGTAATGGTGATGGTGTTGTTAATGTAAACGATCTAAGGTGCATAAAATTATCACTGTAA
- the trpA gene encoding tryptophan synthase subunit alpha, which produces MTDTNTSTPAPAFLETYIREQRKKKDILLMTHIVMGYPSFDASFEIVRQMVDAGVDLMELQIPFSEPMADGPVILKANQAALDTGATVEQCFEFAQKVSDSFDIPFLFMTYGNILYKYGMDAFASRMSEIGVKGAIVPDLPPEEAGDYLAAMDKYDLSPVYIFSPETSDQRMKMIDSHSSGFIYCLARKGVTGKETEFSSDMGTYLARCQKATRLPTAVGFGVKEKADVDFLVGKTDIAVVGSQTIREVEQKGVDATGPFIRSLTVS; this is translated from the coding sequence ATGACTGATACAAATACTTCGACACCTGCCCCCGCGTTTCTGGAAACCTATATCCGGGAACAGCGCAAGAAAAAAGATATCCTGTTGATGACCCATATTGTCATGGGCTATCCGTCCTTTGACGCCTCCTTTGAAATTGTCCGGCAGATGGTGGACGCAGGCGTGGACTTAATGGAGCTCCAGATTCCGTTTTCAGAACCCATGGCAGACGGGCCGGTGATTCTCAAGGCCAACCAGGCTGCCTTGGACACTGGTGCCACCGTAGAACAATGTTTTGAGTTTGCCCAGAAAGTATCAGACAGCTTTGACATCCCGTTTTTATTTATGACTTATGGGAACATCCTTTATAAATACGGCATGGATGCCTTTGCATCCCGGATGTCGGAAATTGGCGTAAAAGGCGCCATTGTCCCGGATCTTCCACCGGAAGAGGCCGGTGATTATCTGGCTGCCATGGATAAATATGATCTCTCCCCGGTATATATCTTTTCTCCGGAAACCTCTGACCAGCGCATGAAAATGATCGACAGCCATTCCTCTGGCTTTATTTATTGTCTGGCCAGAAAAGGGGTGACCGGAAAAGAGACAGAGTTTTCTTCGGACATGGGAACCTATCTGGCAAGGTGCCAAAAAGCCACCCGTCTGCCCACGGCCGTGGGATTCGGAGTAAAGGAAAAAGCCGATGTCGATTTTTTGGTGGGTAAAACCGATATAGCTGTAGTGGGTTCCCAAACCATCCGTGAGGTGGAGCAAAAAGGGGTGGATGCTACAGGTCCTTTTATTCGTAGCTTGACAGTATCCTGA
- the trpB gene encoding tryptophan synthase subunit beta, which yields MKHRGYYGSFGGAFLPEILVATFEELDERFRQAKEDKGFWQDYENLMATYSCRPTPLTYAENLTRHFGGAKIYIKREDLNHTGAHKANNVMGQGLLVKKMGKKRVIAETGAGQHGVATATMAAKFGFDCTIYMGEVDVLRQRPNVFWMEQLGATVVPVTDGTRILKDAINEAFRDWVTNMDSTHYVLGTACGPHPFPEMVSWFQSIIGKEARAQIMKAEGRLPSKVFACVGGGSNAMGLFQGFMDDPVELVGVEAGGEGINSGRHASRLCSEDASPGIAQGYKTYFLQNSDGQMKETHSISAGLDYVGVSPILANMRDENKARFEYATDTEVVDALKLTMQLEGIIPALESSHAFAGAFREAGNMSKDDIIIINQSGRGDKDIFTVADAIGDPKWKEFICAKAGEYQND from the coding sequence ATGAAACACCGCGGATATTACGGCTCCTTTGGCGGGGCCTTTTTACCTGAAATCCTTGTGGCCACCTTTGAGGAGCTGGATGAAAGGTTCCGGCAGGCCAAAGAAGACAAGGGGTTCTGGCAGGATTATGAAAATTTGATGGCAACTTATTCCTGCCGTCCTACGCCCCTGACCTATGCTGAAAACCTCACACGGCATTTTGGCGGGGCAAAAATATATATTAAGCGCGAAGATTTGAATCACACCGGTGCCCATAAGGCCAACAACGTCATGGGGCAGGGGCTTCTCGTAAAAAAGATGGGAAAAAAACGGGTGATTGCCGAAACCGGGGCAGGGCAGCATGGTGTAGCCACGGCCACCATGGCGGCCAAATTCGGCTTTGACTGCACCATATACATGGGAGAGGTGGATGTCCTGCGCCAGCGGCCCAATGTGTTCTGGATGGAGCAGCTTGGTGCCACCGTGGTGCCGGTCACCGACGGCACCCGGATTTTAAAGGATGCCATCAACGAGGCGTTCAGGGACTGGGTCACCAACATGGATTCCACCCACTATGTCCTGGGAACCGCCTGCGGTCCCCATCCTTTTCCTGAAATGGTTTCCTGGTTCCAGTCCATTATCGGAAAAGAAGCCCGTGCCCAAATTATGAAAGCCGAAGGGCGGCTGCCGTCTAAAGTCTTTGCCTGTGTGGGCGGCGGGTCCAATGCCATGGGGCTTTTCCAGGGGTTCATGGATGATCCGGTTGAGCTTGTGGGTGTTGAAGCCGGAGGCGAAGGCATTAACTCGGGCCGTCACGCATCCCGGCTTTGTTCCGAAGATGCCAGCCCCGGCATTGCCCAGGGGTATAAAACCTATTTTCTGCAGAACAGCGACGGCCAGATGAAAGAGACCCACTCTATCTCTGCAGGCCTTGACTATGTCGGTGTCTCGCCCATTCTTGCCAATATGCGGGATGAAAATAAAGCCCGGTTTGAATATGCCACGGACACTGAGGTGGTGGATGCCCTGAAACTGACCATGCAGCTGGAAGGCATTATTCCGGCCCTGGAGTCCTCCCATGCCTTTGCCGGGGCATTCAGGGAAGCCGGCAACATGTCCAAGGATGATATCATTATTATCAACCAGTCCGGCCGGGGGGATAAAGACATTTTTACCGTGGCCGATGCCATCGGCGATCCCAAATGGAAAGAATTTATCTGTGCCAAAGCAGGAGAATATCAAAATGACTGA
- a CDS encoding GntR family transcriptional regulator, with protein sequence MLNPDSPIPLYHQICEQLQSRIREGVYPPGQMIPSETVLAKSYGVGRPTVRQAMDILVQKGLIQRKRGAGTFVKEPSPQIDLFSLAGTSQAFSTKGVPTQKRVLMPLEKKTVTGDVDNPFHSKPAFVMSRLTVARDEPVLLEDLFLDPELFAGIEDMELGDKSLSRVVSERFYLTPCDGTQQFQVETLNEQRASILDMPPLDPILVVRRSLNFPKAPGAIYSVLFCRTDRFAFSQTIKNQT encoded by the coding sequence ATGCTGAATCCAGACTCCCCCATACCCTTGTATCACCAGATTTGTGAACAGCTCCAGTCCCGTATTCGTGAGGGCGTTTATCCCCCCGGGCAGATGATTCCGTCTGAAACGGTTCTTGCAAAATCATATGGGGTGGGCCGGCCCACCGTCCGTCAGGCCATGGATATTCTGGTGCAAAAGGGCCTCATACAGAGAAAGCGGGGGGCCGGAACCTTTGTGAAAGAACCTTCGCCCCAGATTGATCTGTTTTCCCTTGCCGGCACTTCCCAGGCCTTTTCAACCAAGGGCGTTCCCACGCAAAAAAGAGTGCTTATGCCTTTGGAAAAAAAGACCGTTACAGGTGATGTGGACAATCCGTTTCACAGTAAACCGGCCTTTGTCATGTCCCGCTTGACCGTGGCCCGGGATGAACCGGTTTTGCTGGAGGATCTTTTCCTGGATCCGGAGCTGTTTGCGGGTATTGAGGATATGGAGCTTGGGGATAAATCCTTGTCCCGGGTGGTGTCCGAACGGTTTTATCTCACACCTTGTGACGGCACCCAGCAGTTCCAGGTGGAAACGTTGAATGAACAGCGGGCATCCATATTGGATATGCCGCCGTTAGATCCGATTCTGGTTGTCCGACGGTCGTTAAATTTCCCTAAAGCGCCTGGTGCAATCTATTCGGTGCTGTTTTGTCGTACGGACCGGTTTGCCTTTAGCCAGACCATTAAAAATCAGACATAA